The Cygnus olor isolate bCygOlo1 chromosome 2, bCygOlo1.pri.v2, whole genome shotgun sequence genome contains the following window.
AAATTCAATTTTGTTAGGATCCAAAGCGGCAATTCTTTTAAGTTCTGATTTAGGAGATCAGCCAAGTATTGCAAGGAAGAATTAGTCCCACTTGCCATAAAAGGATGTTTTAAGATAAGTGGTTTGTTTCCATTCAGCGATTTTACTTATTTGTTGACTATGTTAACATTAAGGATGATAgctgaatgtattttaaaagctctaaAATTTTTCCCTTCTACACTTTCAAGGGGTAAAATGGAGATTatattccttctgctttttaaaagaattaaagcaACCTCCTACTTCAACGAGTTGGAATCCCTGTGTCTTCATTCCTCTCAGTAGAATATATTTGCATAATAATAGAGTCTATAGTCAGAATTGCAATATATCAGAGTACACTCGAACAATGTTTTTTCCAGCCCATTCATCATTCCCAGCACCTCAACATGGCAAATATGTATGTTCCCGCTTAGACTTCAGCTTGAAAATCTAGATTTCTCAATTGcaataaaagagaaatcttAGAAGGCcaatatatttgattttactCTGTACTAAACAATATTCTTTGTTACCTCTTAAGCCCAACATTTATACCTTTTCATGGGGAACAAACCccacaaaatgttctttgtctCCTCTGTAATCTTTGTATATGAGTCAATGTGTTTTTAGTCATGGACCTAAAGCAGCATTTCTTCCCTTGATAATAACTGGCATCGTTTGCTCAAGCAATAAATCGAAAGCTAAAAGCAagccagatttattttttaaggccCTAATATGGGGGCCTTATGGCCCTAAACAATTTAGAGGCCATTGAGTTCTCTATACCTTTCTGCAGCATTTGAGATTAGCTGATTTATTCATGGCTACAGCCCTCAAACTGAGTATCTGGAGTAGGAAAGCTCATGGATTTGCAGTTAATTTCTGCTATACATATTTGAAAGACCTGCAGCCTGCTGACCTCCCGGACACCATGCAAGGTCCCATCTGCTATCTGCTCACTCATACTTTTGTTTGAAAGGATGAAGAGGGACTAATTTAGTCTATGCTTAACAGCtatgttctgtatttctttttcataaaataagcCCATTTCTCCTGTTTCAATCTGCTAGAAGTCAGCTGCGATactagcatttttaaaatggaaatgcagatCAGCCTAATGTTCGTACAAAGCACATCTCTCTTGAAGCAAACTGAGAGGCTTACACTGAGGTACTTCTAACATTACAATGCAAGTGATGAAAGCActatacacaaataaataacttttatttgatttcaCAAAATTTTGCTATAGGAATTAAATCTTAatcataaaatatgttttgaccTTGATTTAAATCATTATATATATAGAATCCCACACCAGCAAGAGTACTCATGACTAGGGGTTCCCCATTCCTACTTCAGTACGTCCTGACAAAACCTGTACGCTTTTTCTATTCACAGGAAGGATGAGGGCATATTTTCCTCAACACAAAGAACTTTTTCCATGAGACAATCTGCAGAGTCGTCAGTCACCTGACAGCTAGCGCTGTCTGGTATTTCTGTCCTCAGCCTCCACAGAGAGAGCGAGGAACTCAGGAGGACAAGCCTGCTACTGATCAGTTGCTAGCCTAGGTCCAAAGTCCTCAAGGCATCATATAGATCTGTGTTACTTGTTCTCAAAAAAAAGTGAGCAATTCATGACATACTATTTTGACAGCATACTTAGATGTGTGCTCTTTTAAGCTTCTACTAAACCAATGTCCAATTGTCCCTCTCTAGAGAGAAACAACGTGGATTCATCTCATTTTTCCAACTGCCTGCTAACATCACCCACGCTGcagtatctttttcttccaaatataaAGTGTGAGTGTTTGGTTTAGTGTATTAAAGGACTGAAAATCCTCTTCCACTTCAGAGCaaagtctgtttttcatttgggaCCATATCATCTGTCTCCAAACCCAGGGCTGTTCCCTCAGAGCCTGATGCAGGCCTCAGCCACGTGCACCACAACCCACCTCCCACTTCTTCACTGCTCTCATATGACTGGCGCTGCTCCCGCTGCCTTCACCCAGCCATTGATGTTGTCAGTGTGATCATGGCAATGGTACTGTTATCAGGAAACCGATGCTTTTTTAAGCCCCACTCTTAAATACCAAACTggtaaaaagcagctttaaagcACGCCGCTGTGGGGGCATTGCGCAGAGCAGGCAGATCCCATAGCCCATGTGAGCAGGTAGACACGGGTGGTGCTGAACAGCTGCCTCCAGGACAGCAAGCAACTGACGTTCAAATTATTTCCTCAGTATTGCCTCAGGTGAGCTTTTCGTTGGGTGAAATCCCAGCTCGGCAGCGGCCGATGGTCACCTCGCCGCGGGTGGAAACGGGCCGAGCTTCTGGCCATGACGGTGGAAGCCAGCGAGCAGCACAACGTCATCCCCTCAAAACCAAGACTGAAGTTGAGATAAGGGCAACACCGAGTTTGTAAAATAAGATTCTGGATTCCAGACAGATAAACAATCTTAGGCCTTTGATGTACTGAGAATTCCCCTCAAGATACTGACTAGGGCTGTGTGAATAATTGACTTTTTCAGCTGAATAGCTGaagcaaccaaccaaacaaaccccAACTTGTTtgttaattaacatttttttctcccttgaaaactgaaaaaaaaagaaaaaagaaaaaaaaaagcatagtttGGGGTTGCTGAATTGTTTCATTCAAACAGAAATTGTCTCTCTTTCatctaaactatttttttttccagaaaaaaagccatctaAAAATGCAATACAAAGTTTCTGATAGGAAACAAGGGCATGGAtaggaacagaaaatatttactgggCCAATGGGAGTACCTCTGTATCCCATGATGTAGGACACTTCCCAAGCAAGGCCACCTAAGGCGTATGGCTCCTGCTTGGGGAACCTGGAGAAACACCTATCCTACTTTAAAATCCAGCCCCTGGGAGACATGCCTGAGTCAAAATTCCTGCTCGGGTATGGGAATCGGGACCTAACGCTTCAAGTATGATGCGGAAGAGTAGTAGGGAAGTGCCACCTATCAACTTCTTTGTTGCGCACTTAAGTCTCCCTACAATCCTGAATCAGATGTTTCActtgagaaaaatcaaaatgaattcgctccatttttctgttgctctgcTAAAAGGTCTGTGAAATCCattgaaaaatctgaatttgcCAAGAGTCTTGATTGCCCCAAAGTGTACTTTCAGTGTTAGCCTCATTAGCTTTTCTATCACTttgtcaaaaaaagaaaaaaggctacATACGCTACATAGGTCAACAAAATAATATACCAAGAAGTGCTGCAGTTTTCTCCAAGGAACTAAAACCCAGCACAGATCAGCAACTCAGTAGTTAGCAATGGAAAACAGCACTGATAAGAAACAGTGAATGAAATCAACCACCTTAGTCTTATCATTCAAACTGTCAAAAGGATAAATGTAAGCTGCTGGAAAGTTCAGTCCTGCCTACTCACATCTGCGTTTGTATTACAGACACGCACTCTCAGATGTGTCACAGGCTCAAGTATTTACGATGATTTCATGCTAAATCACCGCCCTATGACTGGGTGACATTTCTCTTGAAGGTCCCCATTCCCCAATGCTCCCAGTGGGACCCACGCTGCAGAGCCACCTCTGAGGATGGTTTCCCTGGACTGTAGCACAAGCCGGGCTGCACCCTCCATCAGTTgccattaatttttaattcagaaattaaacaaCTACCCCAATTTAAGCCACTGCCATTTGTCCAGGAACAGCCACTGCAACCAGCGAGGCTACCCACAGCATGACAGAAGTTATCCAaaaccagctctgcagctcagggaAATGCAGTACCCCTACTTCTGACATTTTTGCAGCtgtactttcatttaaaaaaaaatattacagtcCAGAGCATATtacctttaaaatacaaaatgaaatgggGATCCGGGAGTGCCTGCTGTATTTTGAGCTGTATTATGCAACTGAATCAAGATTACATAACCAGAGTGTGATTACAGAAATGTGGCTCCCATTACACAGAGCCTGGCTACGATTACAGAGTGGCAGCCCATCACAGATTACACATCTGtaacaagaaattaaatttattgttAATATTACCTATTAACGTTTCAGTTTAGAATGCACACACGCAGACTTTGAAGCGCACATTATAGCTACTTAGCTAGTAAGTTACTAGCAGCAATTTGTTTTAGACTTTTATTTTATCCCACATGCATTCTCTTTTTTATAATTAACATCTTAAACTTCTGGAAGAATGTTATTGAAACTCTTGTATATTAAATGTGCCTACTAATGGTGCACCCATAAACATCCTGTGTTATCAGAAACTACTATTACTTTGTGGAAAAAACTCTTAAGGGGATTAGGCAAAAAATACAGGTTAAATAGCTAAATATTAGTTATTTATCTAATAATTTAGTGATTTTCTTTACTAAGTCATTTTATGATCTCAGTAAACCTTAACCTAACCCTTTAACAACATTGAATACTGCAGAAATGTGCTGAATtgttaaaagaaacagacagaATTTAGTATTGTCCTTCTAAATCCTTGTTTAAAATAGTGACAAATATAATCACTATAATAAGATGGGTTACCACATTGCATGACATGTTAAGAGTAACTACAGAACTTCAGAATACCCCTGGCTTAATGtaaattaagactttttttgttttctggtaggTGGTTTTTATATCCCAAGGTGACCTAGGGAACTTGACCTATTCCTCttcaaatgaaatgcagagaaaaatactacctgattaaaaaaaaaaaaaaaaagcggtaGGTCCGAATGAAAcaaggaagaatgaaaacacaCTTACAAATGAGTCCATTACATAAGCAAATTTTCTGTGTTAAGGTAAACTGAGTCTTTACTCCTGTTCATGCAAGCAGTTCCACAGAAGCAAACGGGAGTAACCTTTTCAAACAAATGAATAACATGTTATTATTTACTCCTTCCCCCATCCTCACCGAGATAGGAATTTAAGAAGTTACTCAGCATCATTCAGTGACAGATGAGGAGCTGTGCATGCCCACTGGGCTCAAGGGCATTCATGAAGTgagcagcaaaaaaaacaccccGCCACAGCCATGTGTACACTGCCCACTACAATGACCACGAAGAAAGACGGGTTATGAGTTTTGCCAGCAATATTTACCTACTTATTAAAAACGCCTTTATGAAATACTTCTAAGGATATTctgcaggagagaaagaaaatacaaataaaacatgttGATTCAGCTGGGAAGGAGGCGAGATCCTCTGCCGGGGGAACCAGGAACCTCCtccagaggggagaggagagctggCTGGATCCGTTCAGCTGCTGTCGCTGCAGAGGCACCCTGAATTAGGTCGTCCTTCTGGGCAGGGGCATTTTAGGCTGGCACAACTCCgccacagcagcaccaggtgTGACCTCCGGGGGCCACTGCAGAGGACAGCAGCGGACAAAGAcctgggggcagcagctctggcatcGCACCCTGCGCCAGCAGCCAGACTTCACCAAGGAGGCCAGCAAGCATGGAAGCCATGAAGCATGGCCAGCAAGTATGGCCAAccagctggagaagagcaggaggtGGAGGACTCCAGTCCTGGGCCCCTATTGCTTTGGGACCCTGTGCCTTGTCTCAGTGCCACACGCCACCAGGCTAAGCTGAGGAGCCAGGCAGGAGGGCATGACGACTGCCTCTGCTCCTCACCCCTCCgtgctgccctgcacctccGCTGTGCTGAGAAGGCCCCCGGGAGCGAAAGATGCTCCCCTTCCTGCCCACCAGCAACACCAGTGCCTCGAGGGGAACCTCTCGCCTGGTCCTGGCCAAGGTTGGACCCACCACCCTTTGGGGTCGCCATCCTTAGGGTTGCGCAGACGCCCGCGCCCCACACGCGCGGTGGGACCCGCACCCCCCCTACCTGCCCCTTGACCAGGCTGGCCGCGAACTGCCTCATGACGGCCTCCACCGTGTAGGCGCTGGACCAGCCGCGGGGGGTGAGCAGCTCCATGCAGATGGCTCCGCCGTCGAGGACGTAGCCGTTCTCCAAGCGCGGGCTCAGCACCCTCATGAAGGGCGGCGAGAAGGGGAAGTTGTCGGGGAAGGTGAGGTTGAGCAGGATGTACTCCGTGTTGGTCTCCTTCATGTCCTGCCACAGCACCGAGTCCTTGTCCACCTGGTGCAGCTTCACGTTCCAGTCGAAGAGGCTCTCGTCCACCAGCTCCACCGAGATGAAGCGGTCGCTCAGCCGGGCGatgtcctgcagctccttcatCAGCCGGCGGCTCCGCACCTGCGTGCAGTGCTGCTGCCGGCCCGCGGGTGCCAGCGGGCCGGGCCCCGACGGCGGCGCCACCGGCCCGGAGCCGGCCCCGGAGCCGGAGGAGCCGGAGCCCGAGCCGGAGCCATGCCGGCCGCCcccgtggtgctgctgctgggccgcCTCCTTGCCGGCCGGGGGCTCCCTGGCCGCCTCGCGGGGCTTCTCCCTGCCGCCCGCCTTCTTGTCCTTGcggcccccggggctgctctcgctgctgctgctgctgctgccgccggcggggggggggccctgcgGCTGGGgcttgttgctgctgttcttctggccgccccggccccgcagcgagGAGCCCTGCTGCCCGCTGCTGCcacggtggtggtggtggtggtggtgcttggGGTCCTCCGTGTCGCGGCTGTGCAGCCGAATCAGACCGATTTTCCGCAGCAGAGTGGCCATGTTGTGCGCggctcccttctccctcctccctcttaatattttatttttttttttttctcgccGAGGGAGGAGGCTCTTTATCCTCGAGGAGCCCCCGCCGGGCTGCCGGTGGccgcggggaggaggaggaaggggggggagcACGGCGAGCCCCCGGTGCTGCAGGGGCGGCGGGCAGCGAGGCGCCGGCGCTgccgctggggggggggggggggcgtgcgGCCGCCGCTCCAACGCCGCCCTCCCGTCGCTACGCCGGGGGCATCACCACGGCAAAacgggagaaaaaaaaataaaaaaaataaaaattaaagatatgTATGAAATAGAGAAATGCCACGGAGAGCCCCCCGGCGCAGGGCGGGCTCTCCCGGTGCCGCAGATAGCTCCCCCGGCACCTCCCGGCTCGCCCCCACCCCCGGCGCCCCCCTTCCCCCGGGGGCCGGTCCCCGCCGCGCCCCCTCCCGGCACCTCCCCCCGGGCCGGGGAGGGCGGGGgctccgcgccccccgccccttTGTTCCGTGACCCCCCCCCGGACACCCCCCGCCTGCCGGTGCCGCAGCCCCCGGTACACTCGCGGTGCTGCCGCGGTGGCTGCGTGTGTCCGGTGCacggctgtgtgtgtgtgtgcccgGTGCACGTCTAACGTGGGTGTGCAGGGGCTGCGTGGAAGCCTAAGTGTACCCACGCGTGTCCCTGCGCACCCGTTTGTTGTTGTGCGGGTGTGTTGCTCACCCCCACGCGTGTAAAGCACGTAAAGACTGcgtgtttatatatatatacccatGCACTGCCTATATATTGCATATCCTAACCCCACCTGTACCACCCAGTGCGTGACTGTGGGTGTAAGTGCCTACGTACACGTGCATTGCTGTGCATACGTCCCTCTGtgtttttcatgtgctttcGTGTGCCCGCGCAGCAGACGCACAGACCTCATCCCTCCGGTACCTGCTCCCTCCACAGCAGGTCCGTCCATCCTCCTCGGGCCGCCTGCAGCACGGTAGAGAAAAGACAATTCCCCAGAtctgtccccacagccctgtGCCCTCAGagactggaaaataataaataaaaaatgcagagaatgcTTTGGATTAGGGAGAAGGCAAGGcccaaaatacaattttatcaACCATGCGGAGCATGTAAAGCAACGGGCAGTGTGTGCATGGAACAGCACTTTATTCTATGATACTTTTTCCAAGCAAACAGACTCCTTCCCTAGGACTGCCCTCAAACCCCATCCTCAATGGTTTTGAAGACTTGCCTGCGCTGGAAAAGGGCTGCTGCACTTCTGTAACGAAGTCCAGGAGAAACCACTTGGGCTTCTTGAAAGATACTGCAGGACACATgatgttttcatcaaaaactgGGAAACCGACTTGCTTCCAAAAATTGCTGGGGTCAGTTCACTTTTCAgcttattttcccttctttcttgcTGTTACTCAGACCCCTTGCTTTTACCAGCGGCTCCACGTTCACCAGGTGACCACTCACCAGCAATTGTTACAGcaaacaagatgaaaaacatCCAGTCTCCCTGCCAGGCTCTACGGATGCACCCACATGATAGATTTGCCTGATACActgtaggttaaaaaaataataaaaaaataaatcttgctgtttttaaaattgagaTCCTAGaatcatatttgtttttcaaatatggCATTATTAAGGGCTcaaaatcttattaaaaaccttttttctaTGAGGCTGTTCAcgatttcatttattttctcgGTTTGTGCAATCCGCAAAGAGCATAGGAAtaagtatttattcattttcaagttTACCTAATAATGTAGCAGGAAGACTTGCTGTATGAAATAGGTATTTGAAGAGATCACAGCAAATGTATTCTAAATTACAGGCCACATGCCATCAAGAAGGATGGGGAGGATGCACAGCATGACTCTGTGGCCCTGGCAGGGCCACCGCTGTTGGCTGCACCGTGACACTGTGGGGCTTGCAGGGTGgtggcactgctctgcagctcctttttgagggcagggggtggggaAGCTGGAGGTGGAGGCCCCCTTCTTGCTCCCAGAAGACCCTGTAGAGGTGGGTTAGGAGACATGGTGGAGCTGGCCTGCATGTGCTAACTGGTGCACCTCTCATTAATTAGTCTGCTTTGAATGGAAAGAAGATGAAGAGCTGTAAATGATGCCCCAGGAAGCATGTGTGGTTACCAGTACTGTGCTAcgctgctttcttttttttgctcctGCCCTCCATGCTGTTTACCTGCTCAGTCCCAAAGCCTGTTAGTATGGTAACCTTTGGGATGGCTTCGATCCTTGCTTGTGAAGGTACCTGGGGTCTGTT
Protein-coding sequences here:
- the UBE2QL1 gene encoding ubiquitin-conjugating enzyme E2Q-like protein 1 — translated: MATLLRKIGLIRLHSRDTEDPKHHHHHHHRGSSGQQGSSLRGRGGQKNSSNKPQPQGPPPAGGSSSSSSESSPGGRKDKKAGGREKPREAAREPPAGKEAAQQQHHGGGRHGSGSGSGSSGSGAGSGPVAPPSGPGPLAPAGRQQHCTQVRSRRLMKELQDIARLSDRFISVELVDESLFDWNVKLHQVDKDSVLWQDMKETNTEYILLNLTFPDNFPFSPPFMRVLSPRLENGYVLDGGAICMELLTPRGWSSAYTVEAVMRQFAASLVKGQGRICRKAGKSKKSFSRKEAEATFKSLVKTHEKYGWVTPPVSDG